A part of Geotrypetes seraphini chromosome 9, aGeoSer1.1, whole genome shotgun sequence genomic DNA contains:
- the SMCO1 gene encoding single-pass membrane and coiled-coil domain-containing protein 1 isoform X4 has translation MTKELISLHLLNQSLNRLEQRVNMLEAQFHDLQCAAGELTQRLEIQGETLVRQANHDNMWISLLEDRFNTMELNIFYSYAIEMLSFLHSQVVRKLPNMAGYLPTFASILRNKSKSHEISQVWDAVLENLELQEDHVKTLCTFFITHCYEAKYYTPSEREEYVDNISDMILTVVKNHTLMKSLLCAVKILEKKKTEKIMDNPKEKS, from the exons GTTGGAGCAGAGGGTGAACATGCTGGAGGCACAGTTTCATGATCTGCAGTGTGCAGCAGGGGAGCTGACACAGAGACTAGAGATTCAAGGAGAGACTCTGGTGAGGCAGGCAAACCATGATAACATGTGGATATCACTGCTGGAAGACAG ATTCAACACAATGGAACTAAACATTTTCTACAGCTATGCCATTGAAATGCTCAGCTTTTTGCACTCACAGGTAGTAAGGAAGCTACCAAACATGGCAGGATATCTTCCCACCTTTGCTTCAATCCTGAGAAACAAAAGTAAAAGCCATGAGATAAGTCAAGTTTGGGATGCAGTTCTGGAGAATCTGGAACTACAGGAAGATCATGTCAAGACCCTCTGTACCTTCTTCATCACTCACTGTTATGAGGCAAAGTACTATACCCCCAGTGAACGAGAGGAATATGTTGATAACATCAGTGACATGATTCTCACTGTGGTAAAGAACCATACTTTGATGAAAAGTCTTCTCTGTGCTGTCAAgattttagaaaagaaaaagactgAAAAAATCATGGATAATCCCAAAGAAAAGAGCTAA